The Acetomicrobium sp. S15 = DSM 107314 genome window below encodes:
- a CDS encoding acetylornithine deacetylase/succinyl-diaminopimelate desuccinylase family protein, giving the protein MDVPANIVDRISRRVDEMRDELVTFLSDMVKVPTENPPGRYYKECAQLIGEKMREFGHEVNYVEVPPERLHELAPHGNGLPRVNVVGRIKGEKEKPLLHFNGHYDVVPAGGNWTVDPFGGVVKDGKIYGRGASDQKSGIAAQVFAIEAIRREGISLLGTVESSATPDEESGGQAGVGYLVEQGVISKDKSDYCVITECLDYDKICIGHRGTLWFEVKTKGKMCHGSMPVLGINAIEKMVTVINAFNAKIRPKIEAINTAYPVMPPEARQSSLTVTVINGGAKVNVVPDECTAQFDWRLVPEQDVSNSYAELLSCLEEIKGSDPTFQYEVSKIMETEPTIVPTDTSVVKAFLAAGKTVLGREPDFSVSPGSDDQKYVVHKAGIDQCIVYGPGPLSLAHKSDEYVEVEHLVKATKVMAIGALSLLGFKA; this is encoded by the coding sequence ATGGATGTACCCGCTAATATCGTAGATAGGATATCTCGCAGAGTCGATGAGATGAGAGATGAGCTTGTGACTTTTTTGAGCGATATGGTGAAAGTGCCCACAGAAAACCCGCCCGGTCGATACTATAAGGAGTGCGCTCAACTCATAGGCGAAAAGATGCGCGAGTTTGGTCATGAAGTCAATTACGTGGAGGTCCCACCAGAAAGGCTTCATGAGCTGGCTCCTCATGGGAACGGCCTCCCGAGGGTAAACGTCGTAGGGCGCATAAAGGGAGAAAAAGAAAAGCCTCTGCTCCATTTCAACGGTCACTACGATGTAGTTCCGGCGGGGGGCAATTGGACCGTCGACCCCTTCGGCGGAGTGGTGAAAGATGGCAAGATTTATGGGCGAGGAGCCTCGGACCAGAAGTCGGGTATAGCGGCACAAGTATTCGCGATAGAGGCGATAAGGAGAGAAGGCATATCCCTGTTGGGAACGGTTGAATCGAGCGCGACTCCAGACGAGGAGAGCGGCGGCCAGGCCGGCGTAGGGTACTTGGTAGAGCAAGGGGTCATTTCCAAGGACAAGAGCGATTATTGCGTCATTACAGAGTGTTTGGACTATGACAAGATATGCATAGGCCACCGCGGCACGCTCTGGTTTGAGGTCAAGACCAAAGGGAAGATGTGCCACGGGAGCATGCCGGTCTTGGGCATAAACGCTATAGAAAAGATGGTAACTGTAATAAACGCGTTTAACGCAAAAATAAGGCCCAAAATAGAAGCCATAAATACAGCCTATCCCGTGATGCCGCCCGAGGCGCGGCAATCCAGCTTGACCGTTACGGTGATCAATGGAGGCGCTAAGGTGAATGTAGTGCCAGATGAGTGCACGGCCCAATTCGATTGGCGGCTTGTGCCGGAGCAGGATGTATCAAATTCATATGCGGAGCTCCTGTCCTGTCTGGAAGAGATCAAAGGAAGCGATCCCACATTTCAGTATGAGGTAAGCAAAATCATGGAGACAGAGCCGACCATCGTTCCCACCGACACGAGCGTGGTCAAGGCTTTTCTCGCAGCGGGCAAGACAGTATTGGGAAGGGAACCAGATTTCTCCGTAAGCCCTGGCAGCGACGACCAAAAATACGTGGTCCACAAAGCTGGCATAGATCAGTGTATAGTCTACGGTCCTGGCCCTCTGAGCCTGGCTCATAAAAGCGACGAATATGTAGAAGTAGAACATCTCGTCAAAGCCACAAAAGTAATGGCGATAGGCGCCCTTTCTCTGTTGGGCTTCAAAGCGTAG
- a CDS encoding M20/M25/M40 family metallo-hydrolase: MKGSVSLISKLLFEAVQIPGPSGHEGRVAAWMEVKLSPHVDEVWRDGAGNVVGKKKGKNSQNSLMLAAHMDEVSLVVRSVSDVVRFEVVGWIDPRTLLGSPALILARGEDIPGVIRSTSAHLAEAGGEVELWVDAGSRTSDVRIGDPIVFATNPRWLSPDERILASHAIDDRIGLCVLIEVAKKLTEQPEYDIYYVATVQEEVGGHGAVFAAGEIKPTWAVAIDTAFASDPALPENPRLDSGPVVRRFVMSQPKGPLYPPSVLFSSALLGDAMMESARKQSLPVNEDINCRTFTDACRIFDAHPDIACLPFLIPRRYSHSPYEVVDVRNADITAQIILGALPLIFAS, translated from the coding sequence GTGAAGGGAAGTGTAAGCTTGATAAGCAAACTCCTTTTTGAGGCAGTACAGATTCCCGGCCCGTCCGGCCACGAAGGACGCGTAGCGGCGTGGATGGAGGTGAAACTGAGCCCCCATGTGGATGAGGTCTGGCGCGACGGAGCGGGCAACGTCGTTGGGAAAAAGAAAGGCAAAAATTCCCAAAACAGCCTGATGCTCGCCGCTCATATGGACGAAGTCAGCCTCGTCGTAAGATCTGTAAGCGATGTCGTGCGCTTCGAGGTAGTCGGGTGGATAGATCCAAGGACGCTCCTCGGTTCGCCGGCCCTCATCCTTGCCAGGGGCGAAGACATTCCAGGCGTAATCCGCTCTACGAGCGCTCACCTTGCGGAAGCCGGAGGAGAAGTAGAGCTTTGGGTCGACGCGGGAAGCCGCACATCTGACGTGAGGATCGGCGATCCCATCGTGTTTGCCACAAATCCGAGATGGCTCAGCCCAGATGAGAGAATACTAGCGAGTCATGCCATAGATGACAGGATCGGTCTGTGCGTCCTCATCGAGGTGGCCAAAAAGCTGACGGAACAACCCGAGTACGACATATACTATGTAGCCACGGTCCAGGAGGAGGTCGGGGGGCATGGGGCAGTATTCGCCGCCGGAGAGATAAAACCCACCTGGGCTGTTGCAATAGACACGGCCTTCGCCTCCGACCCCGCTCTACCCGAAAACCCTCGTTTGGACTCTGGCCCAGTAGTGCGACGTTTTGTGATGTCTCAACCAAAAGGGCCGCTCTATCCGCCATCAGTTCTCTTTTCGAGCGCTCTCTTAGGCGATGCGATGATGGAAAGCGCTAGAAAGCAAAGTCTCCCCGTAAACGAGGACATAAACTGCCGCACATTCACAGATGCATGCCGAATCTTCGATGCCCACCCCGATATAGCTTGTTTGCCCTTCCTAATTCCGCGCCGTTACTCTCATTCGCCATACGAGGTGGTGGATGTGCGCAACGCAGATATCACCGCACAAATCATCCTTGGTGCTTTACCGCTCATATTCGCCTCATAG
- a CDS encoding D-alanine--D-alanine ligase family protein, translating into MMEKEDPGPSHVNEKAEVRVIGIAYNLRRCAAGDEPDDRYEEYDCIETVRSLKDTIEAFGFKVVLLEQNDFFFDALRQTKPDFVVNIAEGLGVMRGRESQVPAILESLGIPYAGSDSVACALALDKWLTHHMLVSAGLPVPTLFMFSEEGDLWTHGQIFLHHREYIVKPRWEGSSKGIFADSVVRTHTELTEKVRRIWERYRQPAIVEEYLPGIEITVGVLGNRPPQVIGMMAVNPEPTDDGHSFYTLEHKRNWEQKVHYAPPETLSEEIRLSISRDAIRCFQFLELKDIARIDFKLDRWGVPKIIDVNPLPGLSEVYSDLPILYRLSGGRYEDLIRGFLSESFARYGLSWPYLVEVKVPYAEY; encoded by the coding sequence ATGATGGAAAAGGAGGATCCTGGACCATCGCATGTAAATGAAAAAGCGGAAGTCAGAGTTATAGGCATCGCTTATAATCTGCGGCGCTGCGCCGCTGGCGATGAACCTGACGACCGCTATGAAGAATATGATTGCATAGAGACAGTTAGGTCACTTAAAGACACAATAGAGGCATTTGGGTTTAAAGTCGTTCTGCTGGAGCAGAACGACTTCTTCTTTGACGCCCTCAGGCAAACCAAGCCGGACTTCGTCGTAAACATTGCCGAAGGCTTGGGAGTCATGAGAGGGCGCGAATCGCAAGTGCCGGCAATTCTTGAAAGTCTTGGAATTCCCTATGCAGGCTCAGACTCCGTAGCTTGCGCCCTTGCGTTAGACAAGTGGCTCACACATCATATGCTCGTATCTGCCGGGCTGCCGGTGCCGACGCTCTTCATGTTCTCTGAGGAGGGTGACCTCTGGACACACGGACAGATTTTTTTGCATCACAGGGAATATATAGTGAAACCACGTTGGGAAGGTTCGTCCAAGGGCATATTTGCCGATTCTGTAGTGAGGACTCACACCGAGCTCACCGAAAAGGTGAGGAGGATTTGGGAACGCTACAGGCAGCCGGCCATCGTCGAGGAATACCTTCCAGGAATCGAGATCACCGTCGGTGTGCTTGGCAATAGGCCACCGCAAGTAATAGGCATGATGGCAGTCAACCCGGAACCCACCGACGATGGCCACAGCTTCTACACGCTTGAGCACAAGAGAAATTGGGAGCAAAAGGTCCATTATGCGCCTCCTGAGACCTTGAGCGAAGAGATTCGCCTATCGATCTCAAGAGATGCCATAAGATGCTTTCAATTCTTAGAGCTCAAGGACATCGCACGCATAGATTTCAAGCTTGATAGGTGGGGCGTTCCTAAGATCATAGACGTAAATCCATTGCCAGGCCTTTCTGAAGTTTACAGCGATCTTCCGATCCTCTATAGGCTCAGCGGTGGAAGGTACGAAGACCTCATACGAGGCTTCCTGAGTGAGTCTTTCGCTCGATATGGCCTGTCTTGGCCATATTTAGTCGAGGTGAAGGTCCCCTATGCCGAGTATTAA
- a CDS encoding D-alanine--D-alanine ligase family protein, whose amino-acid sequence MPSINDRRIVVVVGREETDREDVLDVLRCRNSVMEALEKSGYEAIPADITREDFCSYESLMMKILQYEPACVFNLFEGFSNSPFMEAQFAALLESLGIPFTGNGSRALANCLDKAIAREMLRRAGLPIAPGVCIASERDLHKVSRLRFPLFLKPRLEDGSVGIDGDSIVYDKVDLWHLLKERLQLFPHGVIVEEYLDGPEYSAALMGVQPFEFVAAARVEYRKDLGTSTYRGFDSKWRPESIDYQKIVTVIEKGIQPQRRREIEQLCRKAGSVMGCQGYFRVDLREGADGLYILEVNPNPDINVDSGFTKESEHRGYDYSSMVARLVEMAMNGRLGYVKLRKGFSSTVHRYSSSDECLLGSRN is encoded by the coding sequence ATGCCGAGTATTAATGATCGTCGCATAGTCGTAGTCGTGGGGCGCGAAGAGACCGATAGGGAAGACGTTTTGGACGTCTTGCGATGTCGCAATTCGGTAATGGAAGCATTGGAAAAGTCGGGTTATGAAGCCATCCCTGCAGATATAACGAGGGAAGATTTTTGCTCATACGAAAGCTTGATGATGAAAATCTTACAGTATGAGCCGGCATGTGTTTTTAACTTATTTGAGGGGTTTTCGAATTCGCCTTTCATGGAGGCGCAGTTCGCAGCTTTGCTCGAATCCCTGGGCATACCATTTACAGGCAATGGATCTCGTGCACTGGCAAACTGCCTCGACAAGGCTATCGCTCGTGAGATGCTTCGCAGGGCTGGGCTTCCGATAGCGCCTGGAGTTTGTATCGCCTCTGAAAGGGATTTACACAAAGTCTCAAGATTGAGGTTTCCTCTCTTCTTGAAGCCACGCTTAGAAGATGGCAGCGTCGGCATAGATGGTGACTCCATCGTCTACGACAAAGTCGATCTTTGGCACCTGTTGAAAGAAAGACTGCAACTCTTCCCCCATGGCGTCATTGTGGAAGAATACCTCGACGGACCTGAATACAGCGCTGCCCTCATGGGGGTGCAACCCTTTGAGTTTGTGGCGGCAGCGCGCGTGGAGTACAGGAAAGACCTTGGCACCAGCACATACCGCGGTTTCGATTCCAAATGGCGCCCTGAAAGTATCGATTATCAAAAGATCGTAACGGTCATAGAAAAAGGGATACAGCCGCAGCGTCGCAGGGAAATCGAGCAACTATGCAGAAAAGCAGGTTCCGTCATGGGCTGTCAGGGGTATTTCAGGGTCGATCTGCGAGAAGGAGCGGATGGACTCTATATCCTTGAGGTCAATCCAAACCCGGATATCAACGTCGACAGCGGCTTTACAAAGGAGAGCGAACATAGAGGGTATGATTATAGTTCTATGGTAGCGAGACTTGTCGAAATGGCCATGAATGGGAGGCTTGGATATGTCAAGCTACGCAAAGGATTTAGTAGCACAGTGCATCGATATAGCTCATCGGACGAATGCCTTCTCGGAAGCCGAAATTGA
- a CDS encoding GNAT family N-acetyltransferase — protein sequence MSSYAKDLVAQCIDIAHRTNAFSEAEIDVLEEVLRDWAVSKGKEYRLRLFFDDQKVGGFVIFGMTPMTKYAWDVYWIAVDPELQGKGIGKSLMAQVEREAVGQAGQAILRIETSGKSTYTRQRSFYKSCGFEEKGRIEDFYQLGDDLVIYAKKISRA from the coding sequence ATGTCAAGCTACGCAAAGGATTTAGTAGCACAGTGCATCGATATAGCTCATCGGACGAATGCCTTCTCGGAAGCCGAAATTGATGTTCTCGAGGAGGTTCTACGCGACTGGGCTGTTTCTAAGGGGAAAGAATATCGCTTGCGTCTCTTTTTCGACGATCAAAAGGTCGGCGGGTTTGTCATCTTTGGGATGACCCCCATGACGAAATACGCCTGGGATGTATATTGGATAGCTGTGGATCCGGAGTTGCAAGGCAAGGGTATCGGGAAATCGCTGATGGCGCAGGTGGAACGAGAAGCTGTTGGACAGGCAGGACAGGCGATCCTAAGGATTGAAACCTCAGGTAAGTCCACTTACACAAGACAGAGGTCATTTTATAAGTCTTGCGGTTTTGAAGAAAAGGGGCGAATTGAGGATTTCTATCAGCTCGGAGACGATTTGGTGATTTACGCAAAGAAGATCTCGCGCGCTTGA
- the rsmA gene encoding 16S rRNA (adenine(1518)-N(6)/adenine(1519)-N(6))-dimethyltransferase RsmA codes for MARRLHSTKSKLGQNFLVDKNILDQIVKFAEVNQDDVILEIGAGEGNLTRLLLETGCSRLYAVEIDTDLKPFLKTLEGPRLELIFGDAVKLDFTALAPAPNKVVANIPYHITTPLLWHILEDLAPKGLCRIIVMVQQEVARRLQAQPHSKERSPLGITLQAMGNVRTLRSVPPTAFRPMPKVNSAIVEMNISRWIGLANDRLWRRVLRASFSKRRKTLVNALSSCLPIEKKVLEELLKRQNLSPLVRPEDLSIEDWLYLRDKLEDLLLGGERKPTPDN; via the coding sequence ATGGCCAGAAGACTTCATTCGACGAAGAGCAAGCTCGGACAAAATTTCCTCGTAGACAAGAATATCCTCGACCAGATCGTGAAATTCGCCGAGGTCAACCAAGACGATGTAATATTAGAAATCGGAGCTGGGGAAGGTAACCTTACAAGGCTCCTCTTGGAGACGGGTTGTAGCCGCTTATATGCCGTAGAGATTGACACAGACCTGAAGCCTTTCCTAAAAACGCTTGAAGGGCCACGCCTTGAGCTCATTTTTGGGGATGCCGTGAAGTTGGATTTTACCGCTCTCGCCCCCGCGCCGAACAAGGTAGTGGCCAACATACCTTACCACATAACTACACCGCTTTTGTGGCATATTCTGGAGGATTTGGCTCCAAAGGGGCTCTGTAGGATCATCGTCATGGTGCAACAAGAGGTCGCACGGCGACTTCAAGCCCAGCCACACTCTAAAGAGCGTTCTCCTTTGGGGATTACGCTTCAGGCTATGGGAAACGTGAGGACATTGCGCTCAGTGCCGCCTACAGCCTTTCGCCCTATGCCTAAGGTCAACTCAGCAATCGTTGAAATGAATATAAGCAGATGGATCGGGTTGGCCAATGACAGGCTATGGAGGCGTGTCCTACGCGCGAGCTTTTCTAAAAGGCGTAAAACCTTGGTTAACGCGTTAAGTTCTTGCCTTCCAATCGAAAAAAAGGTTCTCGAGGAGCTATTAAAGAGACAAAACTTAAGTCCTCTCGTTCGTCCGGAGGACCTGAGCATTGAAGACTGGCTTTATCTTCGAGACAAGCTTGAAGATCTCTTGCTTGGGGGTGAGAGGAAACCCACCCCCGATAATTAA
- a CDS encoding HU family DNA-binding protein yields the protein MTKVDLIDAVSKATGLSKKASGEAVEAVFDAISSALAKGEKVQLVGFGTFEVRNRAARQGRNPQNPSQVIKIPAKAVPAFRPGKALREAVDK from the coding sequence ATGACGAAGGTGGATTTGATCGATGCGGTATCCAAGGCTACTGGACTTAGCAAAAAGGCATCCGGAGAGGCGGTAGAAGCTGTGTTCGACGCTATATCGTCTGCTCTCGCCAAGGGCGAAAAGGTGCAACTTGTGGGTTTTGGCACCTTCGAGGTGCGCAATCGCGCTGCTCGCCAAGGACGCAATCCCCAGAACCCCAGCCAGGTCATTAAGATTCCGGCAAAGGCGGTTCCGGCGTTCAGGCCAGGCAAAGCCCTCAGGGAGGCAGTGGACAAATAG
- the der gene encoding ribosome biogenesis GTPase Der: MRIVAIVGRPNVGKSTLFNKIAGRRISIVDSTPGVTRDRLYVDVEWRGERFQIVDTGGLSTHPDEPLVEGIKRQVMRTMEESELFLFVIDGRQGITWDDRDIALLLRKTGRPVVLVVNKLDDPKHDSALYEASNLGFEHVVGISAEHSRNLGELLDVIISLLPEDKYAEGREDEEIAVAILGRPNVGKSSLLNLIVGQERSLVCESPGTTRDAIDSAIVFGGRRFRFIDTAGIRRRSNIDSPVEFYSTLRAQRAIDKAHVVCLVMDATEHATDQDKRIAGQIVEKGKGLILIVNKCDLIDGTTLDHLTAEVRDAMQFVDYAPLLFISAKTGMNVHKIYPAIVEIHENWQRKIPSAELNQTLRDLLTFQTLPSKVGKELKIVKCTQVSTAPPTFAFSVNDVDLVPKTFERHIDKLFRKAWEFEGTPLRFFWRKASRRSKLR, encoded by the coding sequence TTGAGAATCGTTGCCATAGTGGGCCGTCCCAATGTGGGCAAGTCCACGCTATTCAACAAGATCGCGGGAAGGCGCATATCCATAGTAGACAGCACGCCTGGCGTCACACGAGACAGGCTTTATGTCGATGTAGAGTGGAGGGGGGAGCGCTTTCAGATAGTCGATACAGGAGGGCTGTCTACGCATCCAGACGAACCGCTTGTCGAAGGGATTAAAAGGCAGGTCATGCGCACAATGGAAGAAAGCGAGCTGTTCCTCTTCGTCATCGACGGTCGTCAAGGTATCACGTGGGATGACAGAGACATCGCCCTCCTATTGAGGAAGACAGGGCGTCCCGTCGTATTGGTCGTCAATAAGTTAGACGATCCAAAGCATGACTCAGCCTTATATGAAGCCTCAAACCTCGGTTTTGAGCATGTAGTAGGGATAAGCGCAGAACACAGCAGGAATCTCGGTGAGCTTTTGGATGTCATAATCTCGCTTCTGCCAGAGGACAAATATGCAGAGGGCAGAGAAGATGAAGAGATCGCCGTGGCCATATTGGGCCGTCCCAATGTGGGCAAGTCCAGTCTGTTAAATCTCATTGTCGGCCAGGAAAGATCATTGGTCTGCGAATCTCCTGGTACCACCAGAGACGCGATCGACAGCGCTATCGTCTTCGGCGGCAGGCGTTTTCGCTTTATAGACACCGCCGGCATCAGACGAAGGAGCAATATAGACTCTCCGGTGGAGTTTTATTCGACGCTCAGAGCGCAGAGAGCTATAGACAAAGCTCATGTAGTCTGCCTGGTAATGGATGCCACAGAGCATGCCACAGACCAGGACAAACGCATCGCGGGGCAGATTGTAGAGAAGGGCAAGGGCCTCATCTTAATCGTCAATAAATGCGACCTGATAGATGGAACGACATTGGACCATCTAACTGCTGAAGTCAGGGATGCCATGCAATTTGTTGATTACGCACCATTGCTCTTTATCTCCGCTAAGACCGGGATGAACGTCCACAAAATTTATCCAGCCATTGTAGAAATTCACGAGAATTGGCAAAGGAAGATCCCTTCAGCAGAGCTGAATCAAACGTTACGAGATCTTCTGACTTTCCAGACGCTTCCGAGTAAGGTGGGGAAGGAGCTTAAGATCGTCAAATGCACTCAGGTGAGCACAGCTCCTCCCACGTTCGCTTTTTCGGTCAACGATGTCGATCTCGTTCCCAAGACCTTTGAACGTCATATAGATAAATTATTTAGAAAGGCTTGGGAATTTGAGGGAACGCCTCTGCGCTTTTTCTGGAGAAAAGCCAGCAGGCGGTCGAAATTGCGGTAA
- a CDS encoding primosomal protein N' family DNA-binding protein, which translates to MSSFVDVALLGLWWNNLTYRTERPIDPGCRVVVPLRKTKRVGFVVSMADHPPEGEIREVEAVLDDAPPLGLELWELAKWASASYLCSLGRVLKLMSPAPLMKGELVGTSIQVAPKATRGKLAFRYAPRDVTRWGQYVELLEKAGGNALILFPEQIQAHLFWKALPAELKEKGLLWPAGGGKKAWETWLSVRLGKVSLVVGSPSATFAPFPSLDLIVIDDECSGAHTWQMAPYFNSRHIVAKRADLTGASFVLGGRMPSSAIYARHSPLPLKLSKGKVRLVSIQRAHLFDHPGIADALPINQLLIRRTLEEVKAKRTVLWVLDRKGYAMEAFCEECGWSFFCSKCGAAMRLGERGEQLLCPLCGERLALPDFCPRCRSSLILGRRPGLDILFHTANALLGGSHPTFLWHKELQRQRKLTEMLTALKDGGLIVGSRLALSLLDIHKVSLIGWMNADAEASRPSYDAKFQAFRMIWDSCWRGIEPDEREVIVQSRIPGKGWQRGLVRGWKVFWDDELKERRELSLPPYVYLVEISSPRGRKKELEATLKKAALTVYDPEADKDILWVKVEQLCRLREVLRPFMHIGQSRNGFPKIEIRRE; encoded by the coding sequence ATGAGTTCATTTGTGGACGTGGCCCTTTTAGGTCTTTGGTGGAACAACCTTACCTACCGCACAGAGCGCCCGATAGATCCCGGTTGCAGGGTCGTAGTGCCCTTGAGAAAGACAAAGCGAGTAGGCTTTGTGGTATCGATGGCCGATCATCCTCCTGAGGGTGAAATACGCGAAGTCGAGGCCGTTTTGGACGACGCGCCACCATTGGGCCTCGAGCTCTGGGAATTGGCCAAATGGGCTTCGGCTTCATATCTATGCAGCTTGGGAAGAGTGCTCAAACTAATGTCACCGGCACCGCTCATGAAGGGAGAACTTGTGGGCACGTCCATCCAAGTGGCGCCAAAGGCAACCCGCGGCAAACTGGCATTTCGCTATGCCCCGAGAGATGTCACCAGATGGGGGCAGTATGTCGAACTTTTAGAAAAAGCCGGGGGCAATGCCCTGATTTTGTTCCCAGAGCAAATACAGGCTCACCTCTTCTGGAAAGCCTTGCCGGCGGAGTTAAAAGAAAAGGGATTGCTTTGGCCCGCCGGAGGCGGTAAGAAGGCGTGGGAAACGTGGCTTTCTGTCCGGCTGGGAAAGGTTTCGCTGGTCGTGGGATCTCCATCGGCGACCTTCGCTCCCTTTCCCTCACTCGATCTGATCGTGATCGACGACGAATGCAGCGGCGCCCATACGTGGCAGATGGCGCCGTACTTCAATTCGAGGCATATCGTCGCCAAAAGAGCAGATCTCACAGGGGCATCTTTCGTCTTGGGTGGGCGCATGCCATCCAGCGCGATCTACGCGAGGCATTCGCCCCTACCTCTGAAGCTTTCAAAGGGAAAAGTCCGTCTCGTTTCAATTCAAAGAGCCCATCTATTTGATCATCCGGGCATTGCCGACGCATTGCCGATAAATCAGTTGCTCATCCGACGCACACTGGAAGAGGTAAAGGCAAAGCGGACGGTTTTATGGGTTTTGGATCGCAAGGGATATGCCATGGAGGCGTTTTGCGAGGAGTGTGGATGGTCTTTCTTTTGTTCCAAATGCGGCGCTGCTATGAGGTTGGGTGAGAGGGGAGAGCAACTGCTTTGTCCGTTGTGCGGCGAGAGGCTCGCTCTGCCTGACTTCTGCCCGCGGTGCAGGAGTTCGCTGATTTTGGGGCGCCGACCGGGACTGGATATCCTCTTCCATACGGCAAATGCCTTATTGGGCGGAAGCCACCCGACGTTTTTGTGGCACAAAGAACTACAGAGGCAGCGTAAGCTGACTGAGATGCTCACGGCCCTTAAGGATGGAGGCCTTATAGTGGGTTCGAGATTGGCCCTCTCTCTGTTGGATATACACAAGGTTTCTTTGATCGGGTGGATGAACGCGGATGCTGAGGCTTCCAGGCCCTCTTACGACGCTAAATTCCAAGCCTTCAGGATGATTTGGGATTCATGTTGGCGCGGGATCGAACCCGACGAGAGGGAAGTGATAGTCCAAAGTCGTATTCCCGGTAAGGGATGGCAGAGAGGGCTTGTCAGGGGATGGAAGGTCTTTTGGGATGACGAACTCAAAGAGCGGCGAGAGCTTTCTTTGCCTCCATATGTGTATCTGGTCGAGATCTCTTCCCCTCGCGGCCGCAAGAAAGAGTTGGAGGCAACCTTGAAGAAAGCGGCTTTAACGGTGTATGATCCTGAAGCCGACAAGGACATCTTATGGGTCAAGGTTGAGCAACTGTGTCGCTTGCGGGAGGTTTTGCGGCCATTTATGCATATCGGTCAGTCGAGAAATGGTTTCCCAAAGATCGAGATACGGCGGGAGTGA
- the coaBC gene encoding bifunctional phosphopantothenoylcysteine decarboxylase/phosphopantothenate--cysteine ligase CoaBC, with product MAALWKSNRRVLLGISGGISAYKAPQIVRALKSYNCEVEVILTEAAEGFVAPLVLSTLAERKVWRQSDFLNPEEGWKIPHIKLADWAEVTLVAPATANVLRRAALGEAETLLGAALLATRAPVLIFPAMNVHMWEHEATQEHVRRLRELGYFVFEPEEGELACGYEGKGRLPGIDVVLEETWRSLCPQKDLKGKHVLVTAGPTWEFIDPVRFLSNPSSGKMGYAMARTAWYRGAEVVLISGPVNLPQPHWAHFVSVTSAEEMGRAVMEHLSWADVIVKAAAVSDFKAEERKSQKIKRQEKEKLELKLVQNPDIAAAVGLNKRQDQLLIGFAAESENFLENARSKMTRKGLDMIVVNDITAPGAGFASDTNVVKVLDIKGVIAELSGSKEAVADSVWEIASTRLPYAR from the coding sequence GTGGCGGCACTGTGGAAGAGTAATCGCCGCGTGCTCCTCGGCATATCGGGTGGGATATCAGCGTATAAGGCACCTCAGATTGTGAGGGCGCTTAAAAGTTACAACTGCGAAGTAGAGGTAATCTTAACTGAAGCGGCAGAGGGATTCGTCGCTCCCTTGGTCCTGTCAACATTGGCGGAAAGGAAGGTTTGGCGCCAATCGGACTTTTTGAATCCGGAGGAAGGGTGGAAAATTCCTCACATCAAATTGGCCGATTGGGCTGAAGTGACCCTTGTGGCGCCCGCCACTGCCAACGTATTGCGCCGTGCCGCCCTGGGCGAAGCCGAAACCCTCCTTGGCGCTGCGCTGTTGGCCACGCGTGCTCCCGTTCTCATCTTTCCGGCGATGAATGTACATATGTGGGAACATGAAGCCACTCAGGAGCACGTCAGGCGGTTGCGAGAGCTAGGGTATTTCGTCTTTGAGCCGGAGGAGGGAGAGCTGGCCTGTGGGTACGAGGGCAAAGGGCGATTGCCCGGCATTGATGTGGTCTTGGAAGAGACATGGCGATCCCTTTGCCCCCAAAAGGATTTGAAGGGCAAACACGTCCTTGTGACCGCTGGCCCCACATGGGAATTCATCGATCCCGTGCGGTTTTTGAGTAATCCGAGCAGCGGCAAGATGGGATACGCCATGGCCAGGACCGCTTGGTATAGGGGGGCAGAGGTAGTGCTCATCTCTGGTCCAGTCAATTTGCCTCAGCCTCACTGGGCGCACTTTGTCTCGGTCACTTCTGCTGAAGAAATGGGCCGAGCGGTGATGGAACATCTCTCGTGGGCAGATGTGATTGTAAAGGCAGCAGCTGTAAGTGATTTTAAAGCAGAAGAGAGAAAATCTCAAAAGATAAAGCGTCAGGAGAAAGAGAAGCTCGAATTAAAACTCGTGCAAAATCCTGATATCGCCGCTGCGGTGGGCTTAAACAAGAGACAGGATCAACTGCTGATCGGCTTTGCTGCGGAGAGCGAGAACTTTCTGGAGAACGCACGGTCCAAGATGACCCGCAAAGGCCTCGACATGATCGTCGTAAACGATATCACGGCGCCCGGAGCTGGTTTTGCTTCGGACACCAACGTCGTCAAAGTTTTGGATATAAAAGGCGTGATAGCGGAGCTTAGTGGGAGCAAGGAAGCTGTGGCAGACTCCGTTTGGGAGATAGCGTCAACGCGGCTTCCTTATGCGCGATGA